The DNA region GGTTTTATCAATCACATACTTGTCGTATTCCCGTGCGTCCAGGCCCAACGTGGCGTAGAAACCAGCCCGCTGCACATCATTCAAGTACATGGTGGCAAATACGGATAGCAGGAAGAAACGACACCACAGTCTGGCCTTCCAGTCATTTAACATTTGAGGCTGTGCCCGCATGATGGCATCGAAGAAGTCACCGTGGCGGTTCTCATCCTGACACCAGTTTTCAAAGAAGCGGAAGATCGGGTAGACCCGATTTTCGGGATGGGCTTCCAGATGGCGGTAGATGGTGATGTAACGCCAGTAACCAATCTTCTCCGATAGGTAGGTGGCGTAGAAGATGAACTTGGGTTTGAAGAAGGTATACTTGCGGCTCTTCGTCAAAAAGCCCAGATCTAACTGCAAATTGAAGTCTGACATGGCCTTATTCAAAAAGCCTGCATGGCGAGCTTCATCACGGGACATCAGGTTAAAGCACTCTGCCAGCACTGGACTTTTATCTTTCAGCTTGCGGCTTAATTCCTTGTAGAGCAGGAAGCCGGAAAATTCAGCGGTGCAGGAACGCTCCAGAAACTCAATGAACAGACGACGAGTTTCGCCATCGATGTGATCCCAGGATTGCTCAAACTCCTCATCCCGCACAAAGTGGTGACGGTTGTAGTCTGCGCGAAACTCTTCCAGGATGGCTTTCAGTTCATCTTCGTTTGCAGAAATGTCCATTTCTGCCATTGCGTCAAAGTCCGTGGTGTAGAAGCGAGGCGTTAAAATCGTCTCCTTCGCTGGCACTTTGACACCAGGGCGGATTTCTTCAAAACCAGGCTTTTTAAGGGAATCTACCATGAGTCGTTTATTACCGCGATCGCTACGTCAAACAGTCTACCAAGCCACGCCCCAACAATTTGATACCGAACTGTTAAGACTTGCA from Leptodesmis sichuanensis A121 includes:
- the acsF gene encoding magnesium-protoporphyrin IX monomethyl ester (oxidative) cyclase, whose product is MVDSLKKPGFEEIRPGVKVPAKETILTPRFYTTDFDAMAEMDISANEDELKAILEEFRADYNRHHFVRDEEFEQSWDHIDGETRRLFIEFLERSCTAEFSGFLLYKELSRKLKDKSPVLAECFNLMSRDEARHAGFLNKAMSDFNLQLDLGFLTKSRKYTFFKPKFIFYATYLSEKIGYWRYITIYRHLEAHPENRVYPIFRFFENWCQDENRHGDFFDAIMRAQPQMLNDWKARLWCRFFLLSVFATMYLNDVQRAGFYATLGLDAREYDKYVIDKTNETSARVFPIVLDVNNPEFYDRLEVCVRNNEKLTEIASSNTPKAVQFLQKLPYYVSNGWQFLKLYLMKPITVAHTQGAPQ